The Lasioglossum baleicum unplaced genomic scaffold, iyLasBale1 scaffold0021, whole genome shotgun sequence genome contains a region encoding:
- the LOC143219067 gene encoding uncharacterized protein LOC143219067: protein MTTITSKPHHKRHHEKDPEILKPYGFCCSLENADPLSKYNDKDKFLYNPPLVSANTINEGPVLKFRTQFFGHISEQDIADHKRKLLHSGQTAQDLRRQSGLGWGRSRSRSRSWSWSRGGSGGGGGGRGGGGGRGRGGGGGGTAHTNLSDKKTEKNQRGPIVWYIEDEIEAAKNVLRTEKQRTHNEEMSRNIEMGSEKYNWSVKAELAKIPRWYQDFSIDQMRNLMMLQCVIRSDCEEMVSGRTERMLVDIGIMSTFFLLTPNIIRKLQETSNCNAITFLREIYKVLTGNYFEEEDYKQFYDCNERIILSAIAFLTLPEAIIELHERLPPVTMPKIPIKPLPPTLPLRQKKESPYEEDLFVHSDWAAYYNRVQHWRARYQLLPLPKVILPPKECILTESNNVNTRTSRNQEENRGERKKGGGSFDANKSYHTERSSSIQRKEKRSRFSVKEEDENRARTSSALIKEQNRGSTVRSHSRGRSMQQEAKGMNKEESISDIPQLPHGSKVFDFTINGVSEKPGPVEYKICGVLQPPKPHTKSWLGEKHPHYIISGASEDPPSCPITYEMSGVANVTPTNSDEKFFAILKLGDGPKKIYPSGRKNLSPKWQEWLQNVDEEYRKREREMDKLVKKIKAITKLVFPGPKCDNCCSCRQSRKSYLKGKDTRTPYVVIDTIAEDSKKNKCIIGSMAMHSPAATPPESTTNLVEVIPSEDVLDSKLMINGVTDSKGETQYFISGVTDEIIHQPSRIIERPPPPPPKNVPPCECAIQQISAKGLTPEVSHDHIPWTKEEGLCFGKKFRPHEAPAMTCKKYPGDKSCRRNPFYREIVDAKRRAKRAKEKSLDPFAEKRMYSIADFKPCGDEHGMGICGAPWGTLHTLTPQELEEEEKLRKQILRGPPCGIKPGRAVCKGPFGERIPMKKKIIDLSEIPGEFDEEEEEDEEEEEVATKTVEVKKEKKKSRDHKCQMSPDSLASKQKIKEEKAKKKFVPDPLYPGYDDVWNIRRTAPSEKESETDFKALLKLSSPNPPATPAESKSQIHDHEKAQPSFQEDTLKSKKDKQKTAASPKKGPSKTTSKSESSAKPKTTSKSESSAKPKTTSKPESSAKPRTASKAESSVKPRTTSKAESSAKPKIDEKTDKRQEKSERKPLESRAKSAETVSRKNTKSDRTSDYTSLKQEKANNPRTKGIGKSTVPGTANLDMKGGEGSRKKTEAKSKSSKSPVSKTARDSESKISKKNEKPGNRSRSGTPTRTLNASGNSPVGKKKESRSPSVNKKRQRRKDTLTSEDEGDDPRKKILNLKNMLMSPENYPPNVKAVDLPEEPPTKCAHEYGHIHVEDDSTEKVEETDITLPSKGPCGWRTKSEQQLPTKKTLVYLSEPDYPPETIDVRPGGKPCVCRENREKKKVLMYNIGGLVGKKDDAEHINTKLFRKKKNEEDKELQVIEGIIYHTPPLSPRRSDEYVPEYDLNKSPYDMCLNKRVDKNLKFLERYSVPKSSVSSKRTEPCGCNEFVDTYDIQAQGQDAEAEKAMEELEKTRQSLVEAKPPKERWKLALNDVGLIDYYTRCRDSMPCWLKCSKFNKIGCRLPQTRLVVKRPVCECQYERKILENKEEKIKRKERQQKLKSMKKQPFVNVENISKPVVVDNKLMISGVKRIPREDEYIDDVTYCINGVVENYTEEPPKPIVAGVHMATPIQTPEPSVEEIPCVCLHRHWSPIHVPPGPLPKPEELQRAEECRRRKAAEEAYRQIHVPDKVYDTHGTHSCNKPCHSNTGSEDEDLEENGGTAVVSKRSKLRSRSSSLNRSSKDDGTRRSKLQRYSQGTRTSPRQKSKDGIRNEENVQNVANTRKKSEQKEIRDREKTEALRFVEGDVPRRLESPSRSRSRGGKSNSSLRDTTTDSKEELAEEAVAEEDIEMSEESSFMIFVKDELNKMATEGFLFAKLPRCFLLPQLRYWLMYREGIAISSTDKYESVRKSIEKWNSIGVRGSSLSDPPSIGMTKVQLRKLTFDDADKIKEQIAEKKATFHSQVRKNRVLYARSMWNTMDYGKFPDVSFKEAYFTYMAGKEADGFVFKPWNRSEIRKTAT, encoded by the exons ATGACCACTATAACATCTAAACCACATCACAAAAG GCACCACGAAAAGGATCCGGAAATTTTAAAACCTTATGGCTTTTGCTGTTCACTGGAAAATGCCGATCCATTGTCGAAATACAATGACAAAgataaatttctttacaatCCTCCGCTCGTATCTGCAAATACAATAAATGAGGGTCCAGTATTAAAATTTCGAACTCAGTTTTTTGGTCATATTTCCGAACAAGATATTGCAGATCACAAACGTAAATTATTACATTCGGGACAGACTGCACAAGATCTACGAAGGCAGTCTGGGTTAGGATGgggtcggagtcggagtcggagtcggagttggaGTTGGAGTCGGGGTGGGAGTGGAGGTGGAGGTGGAGGTAGAGGTGGGGGTGGTGGTAGAGGTAGGGGTGGAGGTGGAGGTGGGACTGCACACACCAATTTATCTGAcaagaaaacagaaaaaaatcaacGGGGACCAATAGTATGGTATATAgaagatgaaattgaagcaGCGAAAAATGTGTTACGGACAGAAAAACAGAGAACTCATAACGAAGAAATGAGTAGAAATATCGAAATGGGAAGTGAAAAAT ATAATTGGTCCGTGAAAGCAGAATTGGCTAAGATTCCAAGATGGTACCAAGATTTTTCCATCGACCAA atgagaaactTAATGATGCTGCAATGTGTAATACGCAGTGACTGCGAAGAAATGGTGTCAGGACGCACGGAAAGGATGCTCGTGGACATTGGGATAATGTCTACATTCTTCCTACTTACGCCAAATATCATTAGAAAATTACAAGAAACTTCTAATTGCAATGCAATCACATTTCTGAGAGAAATCTACAAAGTCTTAACAGGAAATTATTTTGAAGAAGAAGACTATA AACAATTTTACGACTGTAACGAACGGATCATTTTGTCAGCAATTGCATTCTTAACTCTGCCGGAAGCAATAATTGAACTGCATGAGAGATTACCTCCCGTGACAATGCCAAAGATTCCTATTAAAC CTTTACCGCCGACATTGCCCCTAAGGCAGAAGAAAGAATCGCCTTACGAAGAAGATCTCTTTGTACACTCAGATTGGGCAGCTTATTATAATCGTGTCCAACATTGGAGAGCACGCTATCAATTATTACCGCTACCAAAAGTAATATTACCACCTAAAGAGTGCATTTTAACCGAGTCTAACAACGTGAACACGAGAACGAGTCGTAATCAAGAAGAGAatagaggagagagaaagaaaggtgGAGGAAGTTTCGATGCTAATAAGTCGTATCACACAGAAAGAAGTTCGAGTattcaaagaaaagagaaacgaAGTAGATTTTCTGTGAAAGAAGAAGATGAAAATAGGGCGCGAACGAGTTCTGCTTTAATTAAAGAACAGAACAGAGGAAGTACCGTTAGAAGTCACAGTAGAG GGAGAAGTATGCAACAAGAGGCAAAAGGGATGAACAAGGAAGAGTCTATTTCTGATATTCCACAATTACCCCATGGAAGTAAAGTATTTGATTTTACGATAAACGGAGTTAGCGAGAAACCAGGAccagtagaatataaaatatgcg GAGTTTTACAACCCCCTAAACCACACACAAAGTCTTGGCTCGGTGAGAAACATCCGCACTACATCATATCTGGAGCATCGGAAGATCCACCATCGTGCCCTATAACGTATGAAATGTCTGGCGTTGCAAACGTAACCCCAACGAATAGCGATGAAAAATTTTTCGCTATATTGAAACTCGGTGATGGACCCAAAAAGATCTACCCGAGCGGTAGAAAGAATTTGTCTCCAAAGTGGCAAGAATGGTTGCAAAATGTGGACGAAGAATATCGCAAAAGGGAAAGGGAAATGGACAAATTGGTGAAGAAGATAAAAGCTATAACGAAACTGGTGTTCCCAGGACCTAAATGCGACAACTGTTGTTCCTGCAGACAAAGCAGGAAGTCGTATTTAAAAGGGAAGGACACGAGAACACCGTATGTCGTGATAGACACTATAGCCGAAGACAGTAAAAAGAACAA ATGTATTATAGGATCAATGGCGATGCATTCACCTGCAGCTACACCACCGGAATCAACGACTAATTTAGTGGAAGTGATACCTTCGGAAGACGTTCTCGACTCCAAGCTGATGATAAACGGAGTAACCGATTCCAAGGGCGAAACGCAATATTTTATTTCCGGGGTCACAGACGAGATCATACACCAACCATCCAGAATCATTGAACGTCCACCTCCTCCACCACCGAAAAACGTTCCGCCGTGCGAGTGTGCCATTCAACAAATATCGGCTAAAGGTTTAACACCGGAAGTAAGCCACGATCACATACCGTGGACAAAAGAAGAAGGTTTGTGCTTCGGAAAAAAATTTAGACCCCACGAAGCTCCTGCGATGACCTGCAAAAAATATCCTGGCGATAAATCGTGCAGGAGAAATCCATTTTACCGTGAAATAGTAGACGCGAAGAGGCGAGCAAAGAGAGCGAAGGAGAAATCCCTAGATCCTTTCGCAGAGAAGAGAATGTACAGCATCGCAGATTTCAAACCGTGCGGGGACGAACATGGTATGGGCATTTGCGGAGCACCATGGGGTACTTTGCATACTCTGACTCCTCAAGagttagaagaagaagaaaaattgaGGAAACAAATACTAAGG GGTCCTCCGTGTGGAATAAAACCTGGTCGAGCCGTCTGTAAAGGACCCTTCGGTGAACGCATACCAATGAAAAAAAAGATAATAGATTTGTCAGAAATACCTGGAGAATTCgatgaagaagaggaggaagatgaggaagaggaagaggtagCAACGAAGACGGTAGAAgtaaagaaagagaagaagaagagcagAGATCACAAATGCCAAATGAGCCCAGATAGTTTAGCTAGTAAGCAGAAGATCAAGGAGGAGAAGGCAAAGAAAAAATTTGTGCCAGATCCCCTTTATCCTGGTTACGATGATGTATGGAACATACGTCGTACAGCACCGTCGGAGAAAGAATCGGAAACAGATTTCAAAGCCTTACTGAAACTTAGTTCTCCTAATCCACCTGCGACTCCTGCAGAATCGAAATCGCAAATACACGATCATGAAAAAGCTCAGCCTTCGTTCCAAGAAGATACATTAAAATCGAAGAAAGATAAACAGAAAACAGCTGCTTCTCCGAAGAAGGGTCCATCCAAAACAACTTCGAAATCAGAATCCTCCGCAAAACCGAAAACAACTTCGAAATCAGAATCCTCCGCAAAACCGAAAACAACTTCGAAACCAGAATCCTCCGCAAAACCGAGAACAGCTTCGAAAGCAGAATCCTCCGTAAAGCCGAGAACAACTTCGAAAGCAGAATCCTCCGCAAAGCCGAAGATAGACGAGAAAACAGATAAACGACAGGAGAAGtcagaaagaaaaccattagaATCTCGAGCAAAATCTGCAGAAACGGTCTCCAGGAAAAACACGAAAAGCGATAGAACAAGCGACTATACGTCATTGAAACAAGAAAAAGCTAATAATCCTCGGACAAAGGGAATTGGAAAAAGCACAGTTCCTGGAACCGCGAATTTAGACATGAAAGGTGGCGAAGGTTCAAGGAAGAAGACAGAAGCCAAATCGAAATCAAGCAAAAGCCCGGTATCTAAAACGGCAAGAGATAGTGAAAGTAAGATtagtaaaaagaatgaaaaaccCGGTAACAGAAGTAGAAGTGGTACACCTACGAGGACATTAAATGCGAGCGGAAATTCGCCTGTAGGAAAGAAAAAGGAATCAAGATCGCCTAGTGTAAACAAGAAGAGGCAGAGAAGAAAAGACACGCTAACCAGTGAAGACGAAGGTGACGATCCGAGAAAGAAGATTTTGAACTTGAAGAACATGCTAATGTCTCCCGAGAACTATCCTCCCAATGTTAAAGCAGTAGATCTGCCGGAAGAGCCTCCGACAAAGTGTGCACACGAATATGGACATATACATGTCGAAGATGATTCCACGGAGAAAGTGGAAGAAACTGATATAACATTACCAAGTAAGGGGCCGTGTGGCTGGAGGACAAAATCAGAGCAACAATTGCCAACGAAAAAGACTTTAGTTTATCTGAGCGAACCAGATTATCCTCCGGAAACGATAGATGTACGACCCGGAGGGAAACCATGCGTTTGTCGCGAGAACCGAGAAAAGAAGAAAGTACTGATGTACAACATTGGAGGTTTAGTAGGAAAGAAAGATGATGCAGAGCATATTAATACGAAATTATTTAGGAAGAAGAAAAACGAAGAAGACAAGGAGCTGCAGGTGATAGAAGGTATTATTTATCACACTCCGCCTCTGAGTCCCCGTAGGAGCGACGAATATGTACCCGAATACGATCTCAACAAATCTCCGTACGACATGTGCCTCAATAAACGCGTAGATAAAAATCTAAAATTCCTGGAACGCTATAGCGTACCGAAAAGCTCTGTGTCATCAAAGCGAACCGAACCGTGCGGGTGCAACGAGTTTGTGGACACGTATGATATTCAAGCACAAGGTCAAGATGCCGAAGCAGAGAAAGCGATGGAAGAGCTTGAGAAAACCAGACAGAGCTTGGTAGAAGCGAAACCGCCGAAAGAACGATGGAAATTAGCGCTGAATGATGTAGGATTGATCGACTATTATACACGATGCAGAGATTCGATGCCTTGTTGGTTGAAGTGCAGtaaattcaataaaatcggTTGTAGACTACCCCAAACGAGACTCGTTGTGAAAAGACCGGTCTGCGAATGTCAGTATGAAAGGAAAATACTcgagaataaagaagaaaagaTCAAGCGGAAAGAACGCCAGCAAAAATTGAAATCCATGAAAAAACAGCCGTTTGTAAATGTAGAAAATATCTCGAAACCGGTAGTTGTCGACAATAAGTTGATGATATCAGGAGTAAAAAGAATTCCAAGAGAAGACGAATATATAGACGATGTTACATATTGTATAAACGGTGTTGTTGAAAATTACACTGAAGAACCACCGAAACCGATAGTAGCTGGTGTCCATATGGCTACACCTATTCAAACACCCGAGCCAAGCGTAGAAGAGATACCATGCGTTTGTCTACATCGACATTGGTCACCCATACACGTTCCTCCTGGTCCATTACCTAAACCAGAGGAACTGCAACGTGCTGAGGAATGTAGAAGGAGAAAGGCCGCCGAGGAGGCATACAGACAAATTCATGTGCCCGATAAAGTATACGACACCCACGGTACCCATAGTTGTAACAAACCTTGTCACTCGAATACTGGTTCAGAAGATGAAGATCTAGAGGAGAACGGCGGTACAGCGGTGGTTTCTAAAAGGTCGAAACTTCGGAGCAGATCAAGTAGTCTGAATAGGAGCAGTAAGGATGATGGTACCAGGAGATCAAAGCTGCAGAGATATTCTCAAGGTACTAGAACGAGTCCTCGGCAGAAGTCTAAAGACGGCATTAGGAACGAAGAGAACGTACAAAATGTTGCAAATACTCGTAAAAAATCTGAACAAAAAGAAATCCGAGACAGAGAGAAGACAGAGGCGTTAAGATTTGTAGAAGGAGATGTACCAAGAAGATTAGAAAGCCCCTCAAGAAGTCGATCTAGAGGAGGTAAAAGCAATTCTTCTTTACGAGATACGACTACCGACTCGAAAGAAGAACTTGCAGAGGAAGCTGTTGCCGAGGAAGACATAGAAATGTCTGAGGAAAGTTCTTTTATGATTTTCGTAAAg GATGAATTAAACAAAATGGCAACAGAAGGATTTCTATTCGCAAAATTACCAAGGTGCTTTCTATTACCGCAATTGAGATACTGGCTGATGTATAGGGAAGGAATTGCTATTAGCAGTACGGATAAAT ACGAATCAGTGCGGAAGAGCATCGAGAAGTGGAACTCGATAGGTGTCAGAGGCTCGTCGTTGTCCGATCCCCCATCGATAGGCATGACCAAAGTTCAACTAAGAAAATTGACTTTCGACGACgccgacaaaataaaagaacaa ATCGCGGAGAAAAAGGCGACATTCCACAGCCAGGTTCGCAAAAATCGCGTTTTATATGCGCGATCGATGTGGAACACAATGGATTATGGAAAATTTCCAGACGTATCGTTCAAAGAAGCATATTTTACATACATGGCAGGCAAAGAAGCGGATGGCTTTGTTTTTAAGCCATGGAATCGTTCCGAAATACGGAAAACAGCAACTTAA
- the LOC143219043 gene encoding uncharacterized protein LOC143219043, translating to MFITTNDEFVPKHFIICTFYGVETCFCWHEDKVVIFPYTNDDFVSTEVLTAPAPIKSIQCFASRIFFICFPHGVYKLSRDREFAVLSKSAIGMGTVFYEVLTPRNKYLYLDNKQNMMNKLLLQLSPRESDSGRLSVCTLNAENTTQQFMQTVTKNDSNVENLCILAIGKKILTLINETVQIVYNSIYPVRDIIPVQADSKIASLLLPTNGDSVVVMHSKDDTLTFEKIFLGVNVQTICAGYDLSTMDSLWLVYSDKCKLYYGKKQLLKPDSVQRFSVQDNSISCLRYYNPNIILGLTVNKELVEFPIDEVEKVLSMEQDTFIGLSADMLKGTGLIMDKIYKGTQEIHTLNNRLQAEEERLKRINLYAHKQKVQFSPNISLHRIANLLLLSVTFLDNLPKDSWVVFNVKFENETTFCMKKVEDQETVVDIYIPDGKTVNSLQVATDLITLKEEGRPWCLIRNYVIYPLREKKKRKKPRLGATDSINSKIAMLEKLLQDGTINMKTLSDIKRNVRRECLDGNDV from the coding sequence ATGTTCATCACAACGAATGACGAGTTTGTGCCAAAACACTTTATCATTTGTACGTTTTACGGAGTAGAAACTTGTTTCTGTTGGCACGAAGATAAGGTAGTAATATTTCCATACACAAACGATGATTTCGTGTCTACTGAAGTACTAACAGCTCCTGCTCCAATCAAAAGTATACAATGTTTCGCAAGccgaatttttttcatttgcttTCCACACGGTGTATACAAACTTTCGAGAGACCGAGAATTTGCTGTTTTAAGTAAAAGTGCAATTGGAATGGGTACGGTTTTCTACGAAGTACTGACACCAAGAAACAAGTACCTTTACTTGGACAATAAACAAAATATGATGAACAAGCTGTTGCTGCAACTTTCTCCCAGGGAAAGTGATTCGGGCAGGTTATCTGTCTGTACGCTGAACGCGGAGAACACAACTCAACAATTCATGCAGACCGTAACCAAAAATGACAgtaacgttgaaaatttatgtATACTAGCAATTGGAAAGAAGATTCTAACATTAATAAACGAAACTGTCCAAAtagtatataatagtatttatcCCGTCAGAGATATAATACCTGTACAAGCAGATTCTAAGATTGCTAGTCTGCTGTTGCCCACTAATGGCGATAGCGTTGTTGTAATGCACTCCAAGGACGACACGCTGACTTTTGAAAAGATTTTCTTAGGAGTAAATGTACAGACTATTTGCGCAGGCTACGACCTATCGACCATGGACTCGTTATGGCTGGTATATTCGGATAAATGTAAATTATATTATGGGAAAAAACAACTATTAAAGCCAGACAGTGTTCAGCGGTTCAGCGTTCAAGACAACAGCATTTCCTGTTTGAGATATTATAATCCAAACATAATTTTAGGTTTAACCGTGAACAAAGAATTAGTGGAGTTTCCTATAGACGAGGTGGAGAAAGTATTGTCGATGGAGCAAGATACTTTTATTGGTCTTAGCGCAGATATGTTGAAAGGCACGGGTCTTATAATGGACAAGATCTATAAGGGAACTCAAGAAATACATACGTTGAACAACAGGTTACAGGCCGAAGAAGAGAGACTGAAAAGAATAAATTTGTACGCTCACAAACAGAAAGTACAATTCTCTCCGAACATATCGTTGCACAGGATAGCTAATCTGTTGCTTCTGTCTGTAACGTTTCTCGACAACCTTCCGAAAGATAGTTGGGTTGTGTTCAATGTAAAATTCGAGAACGAGACTACGTTTTGCATGAAAAAAGTGGAAGATCAAGAGACTGTAGTCGATATTTACATACCGGATGGTAAAACAGTAAATTCTTTACAAGTTGCAACGGATTTGATTACCTTGAAGGAAGAGGGGCGACCTTGGTGCCTAATAAGGAACTATGTAATCTATCCTCTCCGcgagaagaagaaaagaaagaaaccaAGGTTGGGTGCAACAGATTCCATAAATTCGAAAATCGCTATGCTCGAGAAGCTTCTACAGGATGGGACCATCAATATGAAAACGTTGTCGGACATTAAAAGAAACGTGAGAAGAGAATGCTTGGATGGGAACGACGTTTAA
- the LOC143219051 gene encoding free fatty acid receptor 4-like isoform X2, whose translation MNSSYLWGEDEEWGPRYYFTYYSQFGNRAGASTVEVVILAVSFVLAVAGNLGITGCILGYREMRTPTNLCLVNLAAADLLFSTGVPAIAYTRLTQSWRLGGTICKLLPYSQFVCGFVLLWTLTFISMDRHRCLAVAPYRSALTRPRVLAASLVTWIVAAFLFLPVIFWFKSKVISNELTICTLVFPRSDIVSISLCFIVPIVVLACLLPMTLLVYHYQRIFQKILDSRSRWAVSCIAQGLESGATGRRDSELSVMGTLLTWPGRKLSSASIAARPGRAGSLSQHEEIRLQKHLRAVRILMLNVLCVLVMWLPITTVMLLIYVDGSRPVENTDFFLRSHHFVWTLIAAQLNAIVNPLLYGVFSENFRVCFVKLWRRKLDGNARTTAERTGSSKKNGKTLEAFQTRLGSVRTPNSSRNPQKQSKKSSSCSIGSIVEVPITEK comes from the exons ATGAACTCGTCTTACCTCTGGGGAGAAGACGAAGAATGGGGACCACGGTACTATTTCACCTACTACAGTCAGTTTGGAAACCGCGCAGGAGCTAGCACCGTCGAG GTGGTGATACTAGCCGTTAGCTTCGTTCTGGCGGTTGCTGGGAACTTGGGGATCACCGGTTGTATACTCGGATacagagaaatgagaacgccAACGAACTTGTGCTTGGTGAACTTGGCGGCCGCCGATCTTTTGTTCAGCACCGGTGTACCggcaatcgcctacaccagatTGACCCAATCCTGGCGGCTCGGGGGAACGATCTGCAAACTGCTACCCTACTCCCAG TTTGTCTGCGGCTTTGTGCTTCTGTGGACGTTGACGTTCATATCGATGGACAGGCATCGATGTTTAGCGGTAGCTCCTTATAGAAGCGCTTTAACCAGGCCCCGAGTCCTAGCGGCTAGTCTCGTCACCTGGATCGTCGCGGCTTTCCTTTTTCTACCTGTGATATTTTGGTTCAAATCGAAG GTGATCTCGAACGAGTTGACGATCTGCACTCTAGTCTTCCCCCGAAGCGACATCGTCAGCATTTCCCTGTGCTTCATCGTACCGATCGTCGTTCTAGCTTGCCTTCTACCAATGACTCTTCTTGTCTACCATTATCAGCGGATTTTTCAAAAGATCCTCGACTCGCGAAGCAGATGGGCCGTCTCGTGCATCGCGCAA GGGTTGGAGAGCGGCGCAACTGGTAGAAGAGATTCCGAACTGTCGGTGATGGGAACGTTGCTAACTTGGCCAGGAAGAAAGCTATCCAGCGCAAGCATCGCGGCCAGACCAGGACGAGCTGGTAGTCTTTCTCAACACGAAGAGATTCGATTGCAGAAGCATCTGCGTGCCGTGCGAATCCTAATGCTGAACGTGCTTTGCGTTCTCGTCATGTGGCTACCCATCACCACCGTGATGCTATTGATCTACGTAGACGGCAGCAGACCAGTCGAGAATACAGATTTCTTCCTACGATCGCATCACTTCGTTTGGACTTTGATCGCGGCGCAGCTGAACGCCATAGTGAACCCTTTGCTGTACGGTGTTTTTTCCGAGAACTTTCGAGTCTGTTTCGTAAAACTGTGGCGACGCAAGCTCGACGGGAATGCCAGGACTACTGCGGAACGCACAGGATCATCCAAGAAAAACGGGAAAACATTGGAAGCGTTTCAAACGCGGTTGGGCAGCGTCCGAACACCGAACAGTTCCAGAAACCCACAGAAACAGTCGAAGAAAAGCTCTAGCTGCAGTATCGGTAGCATCGTCGAAGTACCTATCACCGAGAAATAA
- the LOC143219051 gene encoding free fatty acid receptor 4-like isoform X1 — translation MNSSYLWGEDEEWGPRYYFTYYSQFGNRAGASTVEVVILAVSFVLAVAGNLGITGCILGYREMRTPTNLCLVNLAAADLLFSTGVPAIAYTRLTQSWRLGGTICKLLPYSQFVCGFVLLWTLTFISMDRHRCLAVAPYRSALTRPRVLAASLVTWIVAAFLFLPVIFWFKSKVRANNCATPTANTCRNQGLPRRFRETIGVDVISNELTICTLVFPRSDIVSISLCFIVPIVVLACLLPMTLLVYHYQRIFQKILDSRSRWAVSCIAQGLESGATGRRDSELSVMGTLLTWPGRKLSSASIAARPGRAGSLSQHEEIRLQKHLRAVRILMLNVLCVLVMWLPITTVMLLIYVDGSRPVENTDFFLRSHHFVWTLIAAQLNAIVNPLLYGVFSENFRVCFVKLWRRKLDGNARTTAERTGSSKKNGKTLEAFQTRLGSVRTPNSSRNPQKQSKKSSSCSIGSIVEVPITEK, via the exons ATGAACTCGTCTTACCTCTGGGGAGAAGACGAAGAATGGGGACCACGGTACTATTTCACCTACTACAGTCAGTTTGGAAACCGCGCAGGAGCTAGCACCGTCGAG GTGGTGATACTAGCCGTTAGCTTCGTTCTGGCGGTTGCTGGGAACTTGGGGATCACCGGTTGTATACTCGGATacagagaaatgagaacgccAACGAACTTGTGCTTGGTGAACTTGGCGGCCGCCGATCTTTTGTTCAGCACCGGTGTACCggcaatcgcctacaccagatTGACCCAATCCTGGCGGCTCGGGGGAACGATCTGCAAACTGCTACCCTACTCCCAG TTTGTCTGCGGCTTTGTGCTTCTGTGGACGTTGACGTTCATATCGATGGACAGGCATCGATGTTTAGCGGTAGCTCCTTATAGAAGCGCTTTAACCAGGCCCCGAGTCCTAGCGGCTAGTCTCGTCACCTGGATCGTCGCGGCTTTCCTTTTTCTACCTGTGATATTTTGGTTCAAATCGAAGGTACGCGCGAACAACTGTGCAACGCCTACAGCAAACACGTGTAGGAACCAGGGCTTGCCGAGACGGTTCCGAGAAACGATTGGTGTAGAT GTGATCTCGAACGAGTTGACGATCTGCACTCTAGTCTTCCCCCGAAGCGACATCGTCAGCATTTCCCTGTGCTTCATCGTACCGATCGTCGTTCTAGCTTGCCTTCTACCAATGACTCTTCTTGTCTACCATTATCAGCGGATTTTTCAAAAGATCCTCGACTCGCGAAGCAGATGGGCCGTCTCGTGCATCGCGCAA GGGTTGGAGAGCGGCGCAACTGGTAGAAGAGATTCCGAACTGTCGGTGATGGGAACGTTGCTAACTTGGCCAGGAAGAAAGCTATCCAGCGCAAGCATCGCGGCCAGACCAGGACGAGCTGGTAGTCTTTCTCAACACGAAGAGATTCGATTGCAGAAGCATCTGCGTGCCGTGCGAATCCTAATGCTGAACGTGCTTTGCGTTCTCGTCATGTGGCTACCCATCACCACCGTGATGCTATTGATCTACGTAGACGGCAGCAGACCAGTCGAGAATACAGATTTCTTCCTACGATCGCATCACTTCGTTTGGACTTTGATCGCGGCGCAGCTGAACGCCATAGTGAACCCTTTGCTGTACGGTGTTTTTTCCGAGAACTTTCGAGTCTGTTTCGTAAAACTGTGGCGACGCAAGCTCGACGGGAATGCCAGGACTACTGCGGAACGCACAGGATCATCCAAGAAAAACGGGAAAACATTGGAAGCGTTTCAAACGCGGTTGGGCAGCGTCCGAACACCGAACAGTTCCAGAAACCCACAGAAACAGTCGAAGAAAAGCTCTAGCTGCAGTATCGGTAGCATCGTCGAAGTACCTATCACCGAGAAATAA